CTATCATATACTCCATAAGTGGATTTTTCATAAATAAATTATAAAAACCTTGTTTATCAACAAATTTTTTTAATTTTTTTGTTTCTTCTGATCTCAAAACAAAAAATTTATCTCCTATTGGTACTCTACCTTTTTCTTTATAGACTTCTAAAAGTTCAGCAAAAGTTTTTAAATTAAGTTCTCTTTTTGCTCTTCTTATCCTATCTTTTATAACTGCTGCTGTACAATTTAATTTTTTTTCAATTTCAGTAAGTCCTAGCCCGTTTACAGAATATTTTAAAATATCATTTGCTTGAATAGGATTTATCCTATGATATTTTGCAGATTCCATATCTGCTATATAAACTATATTAGCTTCTTCTGTTTCAGGTTGTACCTTTCCCCATTTACCATGATGTGATTGAACTATATGTGCTATATTTTCTCTAACTTCTTTTATTAATGTGTATCCTAGATGCTTTTCTATTAAATCTAAGACCTCATAAACCTCAGATATTATATATTCTGGATTTTGTATCATCATTTGGGAATGAGAAAGATTTTCCTCATTTCTTTTAATACTTGACTTACTTATATCATGCATTATTATCCCAACTGTAATAGCAAAAAAATCAACATTTTGTGAAGCAATTTTTAATTTAACATACTTTTCTTTTATTTTATTAATTGAAATATTTAACACATCATAGGTATGAGTTGAGACTTTCACACCCTGATCATCACATAATTCAAGATCTTTTATATCTTGAAAATTTAAAAGGCTATCAATAAATTTTTTAGACTTACTATTTTTTTCTACCATAAATAAGTTCCTCTATTCTTTCTATTAAACTTTCTCCCTTTAACTTTTCTTCTTTTAGCAACTCTTCTCTTTTTCCATGTGGAATAATAGCAGAATTTAAAGCTATTCTATGAATTATTTTTTGTATTCCATTATCATTTAAAAATTCAAGAATAGATGTACCAAAAGAATTTCTCACATAATTTTCTTCCAAAACAAAAATATTATCGTATCCTTTTATATAGTTTAATAGATAGTTTTCATCAAGAGGTTTTACAGAGGCTGCACTAACTATTGTGCAATCAATTCCTCTATTTTTTAACTCATCATATATTTCTAATATTATTTTTAGCATAGTTCCTGTTGCTATAAATAAATTTTTACTTCCTTTTTTTATTTCTTTCCATCTTCCAATTTCTAGTGGTTTTTCATCTTCTATATCAAATATACTATCTCTTGGTATCCTTATAACCAGTGGACCTGAATTAAAATTTTTAGATATTTCAAGTGCCTGTTCCAATTCCTTAGAGGTTGTAGGACATAGCACAGTAAAATTTTGTATTGATAAAAAGAAAGATAAATCATAAATTCCATTATGAGTTTTTCCGTCTTCACCAACAATTCCACTTCTATCTATAATAAATCTAACTGGTAAATTTTGTATAGATATATCATGTATTAACTGACTCACAGCTCTTTGAATAAAGGTTGAATAAATACATACATAAGGTTTCTTTCCAGATTTTGCAAGTCCTCCTGCTAAAGTTACTGTAAATCCTTCTGCTATCCCAGTATCTATACATCTTTCAGGACATTCTTCTAAAAATTTATGAAGTCCTGTACCTTTTATCATAGCTGCTGAAAGAGCATATATATCTTTATCTTCTTTTCCTAGCTCTAAAATTTTATTTCCAAAAACTTCTGAATAAGAAACAGAACTTTTATGAGTATTTCCTGTTTTAATGTCAAAAGGTGCTATTCCATGAAACTTTTCTTTATTTTCCTCTGCAAAACAATAACCCTTTCCTTTTTCTGTTTTTACTAATAAAATTACAGGTCCCTTTAAGTCTTTTATTTTTTTTAACATAGGTAAAAGTTTTTCTATATTATTTCCTTCACATACATTAAAAAATCTAAATCCTAAACTTTCAAGTGCGTAAAAAGGAGTTACATAGCCTTTAATTGATCTTTCCATTCTTTCAAGAGTTTTTTTAATTCTATTCGCTTTTATTTTATTGATAAAAGATTTAACATCTTCTCTAAAATTCAAATATTTTCCACTTGTTATTACTCTTTTTAAAAATTTTGATATAAAGCCAACATTTTCTCCAATAGACATTTCATTATCATTTACAATTACCAGTATATTTTCTAATTTCTTATATCCTATATAGTTTAATGCCTCCAATGAATGTCCATTTGATATGGAAGCATCTCCAACAACTACAATAACTTTTTTATCTGGATTTGCTATTGCAAAACCGACTGCTGCTGGAAGTGCTGTTCCTGCATGTCCTGATATAAAGTGATCATACTTACTTTCACTTGGGTCAAGAAAAGGTGAAATGCCCTTTCTCGTTCTAATAGTATCAAATTTTTCTGCCCTATCAGTTAATATCTTATATACATAGGCTTGATGACCAACATCAAAGAGGACAATATCTTCTTTAAAATTAAAAACTTCATCTAAACAAACTGTCAATTCAACAACACCAAGGTTTGAACCTAGATGTCCTCCATTCTTACTTACAACTTCTATTAATCTTTTTCTAATTTCTTCACATTTTTTTGTAAGTTTCCCATTCATAGTATCTCCAAACTTATATATTTTTCCATTCTAATGATATTGTTGGATTTTCTTTATTTTCTTTAAAAATAATTATAGTTCTTCCTATCATTCCTACTACTTCAAAATCTTTAATGTCCATTAATTTTGAATAAATTATAGTTTTTTCTTCCTCACAATTTTGTAAAATTTTAACTTTTATAAGTTCTCTTGAAGCTATTGCATCAAGTATACTTTGTACTATATTTTGATTTAATCCATCTTTACCTATTCTAACAATAGGCTCTAAATTATGTGCTTTCTTTTTTAAAAAAGCTCTTTTTTTACTATTCATATTTCTCCCTCATTTTATAAAAATTTAAATTATATTAAAAAATAAAATTTATCTATAAAAATAAGTAAGTTACATTTTGGATTATTAGAATCAATAAATTAAAATTTTTCTTGAAAAACTAATAAAATAATATTTAAATGAAACTACTGCGACATCCTATAATGTTGAAGGAGCATTTTGGAGCTACTGAAACATTATAGGCTGGCAAGTAGTTGATATAAAATAAAAGAAATTTTAATATAACTTTATTTCAAGAAAAATTATTTTAATATTATTTTATATTTCTAATAACATAGGTAAAATAATTGGATTTCTCTTTAATTTTTCATAGAAAAATCTTGATAGTAAATCTCTTACATTTCCTTTTAAATCTGCCCAATCTCTACCTAAATAAGTTTCATTTTTACTTATTTTTTTACCTAATAAGTCCTGTGCCTCTTTTATAGTATCTTCTGAATCTTTATAGTATACAAAACCTTTTGTTGACATTTCAGGTCCTGAAACTATTTTTCCTGTATTTTTATCAATAGAATAAGCAACTATTACTATACCATCTTCTGATAGTTGTTGTCTGTCTTTTATAACCTTACTTCCAATATCTCCAACACCTAATCCATCAACTAGAATTTCACCAGAATTTACTTTACCATTTATTTTTGCATATTCTTTGGTAACTTCTACTTTATCTCCATTTTGAGTTAAAAGAATTTTATCCTTAGGAACTCCTGTTTCAATGGCAGATCTCATATGAGCTTTAAGCATTCTATATTCACCATGAACTGGCATAAAATGTTTTGGATTTATTAAATTTAACATCAGTTTTTGTTCTTCTTTACTTCCATGTCCTGACACATGTATACCTGCAATCTTTTTAAAAACTAAATCAACATCATATTTTAAAATATTATTTATATTAGTTGAAACTGCTTTTTCATTTCCTGGTATAGGTGTAGATGAAATTATTACAGTATCTCCTTCTCTTAAAGCTATATGTTTATGCATATTTTTAGCTATTCTTGAAAGTGCAGCTAATGGTTCTCCTTGTGTTCCTGTACATAATATTACAATTTCATCATCATCATATTTATCAACTGATGATATAGGAATAAGTAAATTTTCAGGTATAGTTAATCTTCCAACACTAGGTGCTATTTCAAACACTTTCAATAAACTTCTCCCATCAATAGCAATTTTTCTTTTAAATTGTGCTGCTGTATCTATAATTTGTTGTATTCTATGAACATGTGAGGCAAATACAGCTACAACTATCCTCCCAGTAGCTTTTTGAAATTCTTGTCTAAAAGCATCCCCAACACTTCTTTCAGATGGGGTAAAACCTTCAACCTCAGAGTTAGTAGAGTCTGATAGCATTAAATCTACTCCTTCTTCTCCTAATTCTGATAATCTCACGAAATCTACTTTTTCATTATCAACAGGAGTTAAGTCTATTTTAAAATCTCCTGTTAAAAATACATGCCCTGCTGGTGTTTTTACAGATAAAGAATAAGAATCTGCTATTGAATGTGTTACTTTTACAAATTCAACTGTAAAATATTTTCCTACACTCACTTTACTTCTTGAACCAACTTCAACCATTTTTGGTAAATCTTTTTTTACTCCAAAATTTTCAAACTTAGATTTTATTAAAGCATTTGTTAATTTTCCACCATAAATAGCAGTAGATTTATCTATTTTTTCATACAGATAAGGTATTCCTCCAATATGATCCTCATGTCCATGAGTTACAAATAAACCCTTTATTTTAGATTTATTATTTTCCAAAAAAGTATAGTCTGGAATCACCAAATCTATACCAGGTAAATTTTCATCTGGAAATATTGCTCCTGCATCTACAATAATTATTTCATCTTTATACTGAATTATAGTACAGTTTTTCCCAACTTCTTCTAAACCACCTAGTGGAATAACATACATTTTATCCAAATCTTTTTTTGAAGTTTTCGTTTTTTTGGCATTATTTTGAATCACTTCAACTTTTTGTATTTCTTCTTTTTTCTTTTTTTCTTTTTCAGTTACTTTTTTAACTACTTTATTTTTAACTTTTTTACTTTTTAAATTTAAAACATCATCTTTAATACTCATTATTTTATCACGAATACTAATTTTGTTGTTCCTCAACTGTGTTTGTTTCCCCTGTTTCTCTTTCTTCATTTTCTCTTTCTTCTCCTATTCCTTCCCCTGAACTTTCATTCTCTTGATTTCCATTTGTTTGAATAGTAGAATTAGTATTTTTAGGTTCTGTATGTGGAGTATTTTGAACAGGAACTATCCCTTTTTCTACTTCCAGATATTTATCCAAAAATCTTTTAGCCATTCCTCCTGCCATTACTCCTCCACCACCTGCTCCTTCTAATAGGCACACAAAAACAACCTCAGGTTCTTTGTCAGCAGGAAAGTAACCTGCCACCCAAGCATGTGTCAACTTAGAATGTGGATTTTGTGCTGAACCACTTTTTGCAGCAACTTTTACATAAGGATTTCTCATAATTCTTGTTGTTCCATTATTTTGATCAACTGTTGCTATCAAAGCATCATTTATAATGTCATAGTATGATTTAGGATAATCCTCTATAACAGTTTTTTGAGTAGTTACTGTTTCTATTTTTCCAGTTTGTAAATCTTCTATTTTTGAAACTACATGTGGTTCATATGCCCAACCCTTATTAGCCAAAAATGTATATGCTTTTGCTAATTGAATTGGTGTTACAAGTGTAAAACCTTGCCCTATTGAAAGAAGTATTGTATCTCCTCTATACCAAACAGTCTTTGTTCTTTTCTTTTTCCAATCTGGATCTGGGATAATCCCTTTTTTTTCCCCGGGAACATCTATTCCAGTTATATTTCCCAATCCAAAATCTCTGGCTGTTTTTACTATTGGAGCATAACCAATTTGATCAGAAAATTTATAGTAGTAAGTATTAGCTGACTCAACAAGAGATTTTTTCATATCTGTTGCTCCATGTCCTCCTCTTTTCCAAGCTCTCCATTTCCAATTTCCTATTTGATAATAACCTGTATAGTCATTATATTTTAGTTTAGGATCTATTCCACTCTTTAAAAATGCAATAGCAGATATCATTTTAAATGTTGAACCTGGAGGATATTCCCCAGCAATAGTCTTGTTTGTCAGAATTTTTCTTGGATCATTTGATATAGAATTCCATTCTTCTGGTGAAATTTGTGAACTAAAAGTATTCAATGAATATGTTGGATAACTTACAATAGTTATTATTTCACCAGTTTTTGGATTCAATGCTACAAATGAACCACTCCTACCATCTTTTTCAAACTCTTCTTCCATATATTGTTGTAATTCCATATTTATACCCATGTATAAATTCTTACCAACAATAGGACTTTTAACTTTTTCTACTTCTCTTTCTATTTTATTTAATGCATTTACTTCTATATATTTAAAGCCACTTCTCCCTCTTAGGACATCATCATAGGTTTTTTCTATTCCTAATTTCCCTATCATATCTCTAGGAGTATAGCCATCTTCTTTTAAATTTTCATACTCTTTTTCAGAAATTTTCTTAACATAACCTATGGTATGTGAAGCTACTGTATCATACAAATATTTTCTTTTTGAGTAAACTTGTACTTCTAAATATGGATAATTATTCATAATTTCCATTATCTTATGTGCCTTTTCTTCATCTAAATCTTCAAAAAGTACATTATCTTTCGTATATGGAAATATTTCTCCATACTTAATTCTTTTTGCAACAACTTCTTCTGTTTTATCTGTCAATTTTGCAATTTCTTTTATATATTCTTTATTTTCTTCTCTACCCAAAGAGTAGATAAGTCTGTAACCTGTTCCATTTGTTACAACTAATCTATTTTTAGAGTCAAAAATCTTTCCTCTGGGTGAGTCTATTTTTACTAACTTATACTGATTTCTTTCTGCTAAATGAGAAAATTCATTTCCTTGTAAAACTTGAAGATATAATAATCTTAAAAAAAGTGTTAAAAAACATAAAAAAACTATTATTTTAAAAATTATTTCCCTAACATTTCTTTTATCTCCTAGTATTACATCATTATTTTTGTATCTATTAAGCTTCATCTATTTTCCCTTTGTTCTTTCTACTAGTATAAAAATAATTTAAAATGAAAAAACTAACTATATTTATTATTAAGTATTCTATATCAATCCCAATAAAAAAACTTTTATAAACTGTTAATAAATAAAAACATATATCCAATGGAACTAGATAAAAAATACTTTTTCTATCATATTCTACATAACAAAATAATAAAAAATTTAAAAAAGCAAATAGCGACATCACTAAAAGATTAA
This Fusobacterium animalis 7_1 DNA region includes the following protein-coding sequences:
- a CDS encoding 3'-5' exoribonuclease YhaM family protein — encoded protein: MVEKNSKSKKFIDSLLNFQDIKDLELCDDQGVKVSTHTYDVLNISINKIKEKYVKLKIASQNVDFFAITVGIIMHDISKSSIKRNEENLSHSQMMIQNPEYIISEVYEVLDLIEKHLGYTLIKEVRENIAHIVQSHHGKWGKVQPETEEANIVYIADMESAKYHRINPIQANDILKYSVNGLGLTEIEKKLNCTAAVIKDRIRRAKRELNLKTFAELLEVYKEKGRVPIGDKFFVLRSEETKKLKKFVDKQGFYNLFMKNPLMEYMIDDKIFEK
- the dxs gene encoding 1-deoxy-D-xylulose-5-phosphate synthase, producing the protein MNGKLTKKCEEIRKRLIEVVSKNGGHLGSNLGVVELTVCLDEVFNFKEDIVLFDVGHQAYVYKILTDRAEKFDTIRTRKGISPFLDPSESKYDHFISGHAGTALPAAVGFAIANPDKKVIVVVGDASISNGHSLEALNYIGYKKLENILVIVNDNEMSIGENVGFISKFLKRVITSGKYLNFREDVKSFINKIKANRIKKTLERMERSIKGYVTPFYALESLGFRFFNVCEGNNIEKLLPMLKKIKDLKGPVILLVKTEKGKGYCFAEENKEKFHGIAPFDIKTGNTHKSSVSYSEVFGNKILELGKEDKDIYALSAAMIKGTGLHKFLEECPERCIDTGIAEGFTVTLAGGLAKSGKKPYVCIYSTFIQRAVSQLIHDISIQNLPVRFIIDRSGIVGEDGKTHNGIYDLSFFLSIQNFTVLCPTTSKELEQALEISKNFNSGPLVIRIPRDSIFDIEDEKPLEIGRWKEIKKGSKNLFIATGTMLKIILEIYDELKNRGIDCTIVSAASVKPLDENYLLNYIKGYDNIFVLEENYVRNSFGTSILEFLNDNGIQKIIHRIALNSAIIPHGKREELLKEEKLKGESLIERIEELIYGRKK
- the yhbY gene encoding ribosome assembly RNA-binding protein YhbY, translating into MNSKKRAFLKKKAHNLEPIVRIGKDGLNQNIVQSILDAIASRELIKVKILQNCEEEKTIIYSKLMDIKDFEVVGMIGRTIIIFKENKENPTISLEWKNI
- a CDS encoding ribonuclease J, whose product is MKKEKQGKQTQLRNNKISIRDKIMSIKDDVLNLKSKKVKNKVVKKVTEKEKKKKEEIQKVEVIQNNAKKTKTSKKDLDKMYVIPLGGLEEVGKNCTIIQYKDEIIIVDAGAIFPDENLPGIDLVIPDYTFLENNKSKIKGLFVTHGHEDHIGGIPYLYEKIDKSTAIYGGKLTNALIKSKFENFGVKKDLPKMVEVGSRSKVSVGKYFTVEFVKVTHSIADSYSLSVKTPAGHVFLTGDFKIDLTPVDNEKVDFVRLSELGEEGVDLMLSDSTNSEVEGFTPSERSVGDAFRQEFQKATGRIVVAVFASHVHRIQQIIDTAAQFKRKIAIDGRSLLKVFEIAPSVGRLTIPENLLIPISSVDKYDDDEIVILCTGTQGEPLAALSRIAKNMHKHIALREGDTVIISSTPIPGNEKAVSTNINNILKYDVDLVFKKIAGIHVSGHGSKEEQKLMLNLINPKHFMPVHGEYRMLKAHMRSAIETGVPKDKILLTQNGDKVEVTKEYAKINGKVNSGEILVDGLGVGDIGSKVIKDRQQLSEDGIVIVAYSIDKNTGKIVSGPEMSTKGFVYYKDSEDTIKEAQDLLGKKISKNETYLGRDWADLKGNVRDLLSRFFYEKLKRNPIILPMLLEI
- the mrdA gene encoding penicillin-binding protein 2, yielding MKLNRYKNNDVILGDKRNVREIIFKIIVFLCFLTLFLRLLYLQVLQGNEFSHLAERNQYKLVKIDSPRGKIFDSKNRLVVTNGTGYRLIYSLGREENKEYIKEIAKLTDKTEEVVAKRIKYGEIFPYTKDNVLFEDLDEEKAHKIMEIMNNYPYLEVQVYSKRKYLYDTVASHTIGYVKKISEKEYENLKEDGYTPRDMIGKLGIEKTYDDVLRGRSGFKYIEVNALNKIEREVEKVKSPIVGKNLYMGINMELQQYMEEEFEKDGRSGSFVALNPKTGEIITIVSYPTYSLNTFSSQISPEEWNSISNDPRKILTNKTIAGEYPPGSTFKMISAIAFLKSGIDPKLKYNDYTGYYQIGNWKWRAWKRGGHGATDMKKSLVESANTYYYKFSDQIGYAPIVKTARDFGLGNITGIDVPGEKKGIIPDPDWKKKRTKTVWYRGDTILLSIGQGFTLVTPIQLAKAYTFLANKGWAYEPHVVSKIEDLQTGKIETVTTQKTVIEDYPKSYYDIINDALIATVDQNNGTTRIMRNPYVKVAAKSGSAQNPHSKLTHAWVAGYFPADKEPEVVFVCLLEGAGGGGVMAGGMAKRFLDKYLEVEKGIVPVQNTPHTEPKNTNSTIQTNGNQENESSGEGIGEERENEERETGETNTVEEQQN